A portion of the Colias croceus chromosome 25, ilColCroc2.1 genome contains these proteins:
- the LOC123703175 gene encoding probable salivary secreted peptide codes for MRFLSLITLLCLAAAASAQSHDLVLGQATYGDVIIFKQNEYKYGFPFMVRTSIIEYPEPGHNNFAYIKAIYIKDNERDGTGGYPTISAGGIGQRFAKIKLKSQRGNGFNFTVTIYGRY; via the coding sequence ATGCGTTTCTTATCTCTTATCACCTTGCTTTGCCTAGCGGCTGCCGCGAGCGCGCAGAGCCACGACTTGGTTCTTGGCCAGGCTACATACGGTGACGTcatcatttttaaacaaaatgaatacaaatatGGATTCCCCTTCATGGTAAGAACTAGTATCATCGAGTACCCAGAACCAGGGCACAATAACTTCGCCTACATCAAAGCGATTTACATCAAGGACAATGAAAGAGACGGTACTGGTGGCTACCCGACCATTTCAGCGGGAGGTATTGGACAACGCTTCGCGAAAATCAAGTTGAAGAGCCAGAGAGGCAACGGATTTAACTTTACAGTGACGATCTATGGAAGATACTAG
- the LOC123703174 gene encoding protein Wnt-5b-like: protein MAAVYQYLVLLSLIWILGANGVRKKREPWTNGSWFNMGLLEFEEWSNQPNLFSEKSRVCARIHGLTPGQRRICRRHKDHMPAVSAGVRQGITECQYQFKTRRWNCTVTGDETVFGPLTLIASRETAFTHAITSAGVSLAVSRACRDGRLASCGCSRAARPRHLHTDWVWGGCGDDLEYGYKFTEGFVDVRERERKVKRGSREQGRQLMNRHNNEAGRRAVIKKSRVTCKCHGVSGSCSLITCWQQLATFREIGDYLRDKYEGATEVKVSRRGKLRLTNPNYSLPTAQDLVYLEDSPNYCVKNDTLGSPGTTGRECNRTSAGIDGCSLLCCGRGYNTKRMVIKERCGCKFHWCCHVECNTCVKTVEVYTCK, encoded by the exons caACATGGGCCTGCTAGAATTCGAGGAATGGTCGAATCAGCCAAACCTTTTCTCTGAAAAATCTCGTGTATGCGCCAGAATCCACGGTCTTACACCTGGCCAGCGACGCATATGCCGGCGACATAAGGACCACATGCCAGCAGTCAGCGCTGGCGTTCGACAGGGCATCACTGAATGCCAGTATCAGTTCAAAACTCGGAGATGGAACTGTACTGTGACGGGGGATGAGACTGTCTTCGGCCCTCTGACATTGATTG CATCCAGAGAAACAGCATTCACCCACGCAATCACATCAGCAGGCGTGTCGCTAGCCGTATCGCGAGCTTGCCGCGACGGTCGCTTGGCGTCTTGTGGGTGCAGCCGCGCGGCGAGGCCGAGGCATTTGCATACCGACTGGGTGTGGGGCGGCTGTGGGGACGATCTTGAGTATGGCTACAA GTTTACAGAAGGTTTCGTAGATGTCCGTGAGCGCGAGCGGAAAGTGAAACGCGGGAGCCGCGAGCAGGGGCGGCAGCTTATGAACAGGCACAACAACGAGGCTGGAAGACGG GCCGTCATAAAGAAGTCGCGAGTTACATGCAAGTGTCACGGCGTCTCTGGCTCCTGCAGCCTCATCACGTGCTGGCAGCAACTCGCTACTTTCAGAGAGATTG gtgACTATTTACGAGACAAATACGAAGGGGCGACAGAAGTGAAGGTGTCGAGACGCGGGAAGCTGCGTCTCACAAATCCGAACTACAGCCTGCCGACCGCGCAAGATCTCGTGTATTTGGAGGACTCGCCTAATTACTGTGTGAAGAACGATACAttg GGGTCACCCGGAACAACGGGCCGCGAATGTAACAGGACATCAGCGGGCATAGACGGTTGTTCGTTGCTATGCTGCGGTCGCGGATACAACACCAAGCGGATGGTTATCAAGGAGCGGTGTGGCTGCAAGTTTCATTGGTGTTGCCATGTCGAGTGTAATACGTGCGTGAAGACTGTTGAAGTGTATACTTGTAAATAA
- the LOC123703052 gene encoding bromodomain-containing protein DDB_G0280777-like produces MDIAHIEIKKEAEQEYFFIAEFGDKGNLEKEPDEILHTDYNDLITKSPQLCSFCCKILESSYAQLQHNISHMRIHIPRVCEAQDDLIFICKTEIEDDEKLCEEQHEPLTNYSLDITENSTENEYTPQITQENAEQTTDNTIQNNYEDITITNNCESNSITNKVEDNTIANNSEDNTNTNNSEDITITNKSEDITIPNNSEDNTITNNSEDITITNNSEDITIPNNSEDITIANNSESNTKKVKKKKKCICGKYDCKEKSLHKVKLTLCDLCEKPFSKLYLYLHKRLMHGDKELKLPEEHLNIAVLSSF; encoded by the exons ATGGATATAGCACATATAGAGATAAAAAAGGAAGCGGAGCAGGAATACTTTTTTATCGCCGAATTTGGTGATAAAGGGAACCTCGAAAAAGAGCCTGACGAAATTTTGCATACAGACTATAATGATTTAATCACCAAGTCCCCGCAACTATGtagtttttgttgtaaaatCCTAGAAAGCAG CTATGCTCAACTACAACACAATATAAGTCATATGAGAATTCATATTCCAAGGGTATGCGAGGCACAAGATGACttgatatttatatgtaaaactgAGATTGAAGACGATGAAAAACTATGTGAAGAGCAACATGAACCTTTAACTAATTACTCACTAGATATTACAGAGAACAGTACTGAAAATGAATACACACCACAGATAACACAAGAAAATGCAGAACAAACAACAGATAATACAATTCAAAATAACTATGAAGAtataacaattacaaataacTGTGAGAGTAATTCTATTACAAATAAAGTTGAAGATAATACAATTGCAAATAACTCTGAAgataatacaaatacaaataactCTGAAGatattacaattacaaataaatctgAAGATATTACAATTCCAAATAACTCTGAAGAtaatacaattacaaataaCTCTGAAGatattacaattacaaataaCTCTGAAGATATTACAATTCCAAATAACTCTGAAGATATTACAATTGCAAATAACTCTGAGAGTAATACAAAGAAAgtgaagaaaaaaaagaagtGCATTTGCGGAAAATATGATTGTAAAGAGAAATCACTACATAAAGTGAAGTTAACTCTATGTGATTTGTGTGAGAAACCATTTAGTAAACTGTATCTCTACTTGCATAAGAGACTAATGCATGGAGATAAAGAATTGAAAT TACCAGAAGAACACCTCAATATTGCTGTACTTTCTAGTTTCTAG
- the LOC123703199 gene encoding THAP domain-containing protein 1-like, with product MPSCVFKHCKNSSQNQKKEDGISFHRFPRDPVTRNDWVSIIRKSRQDDYWRPSKYCVVCSSHFKVEQFYYTEKGRRLVKKKSKPSQNLYGPPRSLQITEVPKNIKCEVEEGISSLSKTTKLPGSSNESQNVVRETAASYLLEFRPQPEKLTEINAVDHGIKASDLESRFDTPTKDMLRKELRKNQLFKLKTKRKLKTLQEEVRRLKNINCSLRNIIKDLKKENIVAT from the exons atgccgtcttgtgtttttaaacattgcaAAAACTCTTCCCAGAACCAAAAGAAAGAAGATGGAATATCTTTTCATAG ATTCCCAAGGGATCCAGTTACACGCAATGATTGGGTCTCTATTATACGTAAAAGCAGACAAGATGACTATTGGCGTCCATCAAAATATTGTGTTGTCTGCTCATCGCATTTCAAAGTAGAACAGTTCTACTACACCGAAAAAGGTCGTCGgttggtaaaaaaaaaatcaaaaccgTCACAAAATTTGTACGGGCCGCCACGATCACTGCAAATAACTGAAGTTCCAAAGAATATAAAATGCGAAGTTGAAGAAGGAATTTCTTCTCTATCTAAGACTACTAAACTACCGGGATCATccaatgaatcccaaaatgttgTAAGAGAAACTGCAGCCTcatatttattagaatttagacCACAACCAGAAAAATTAACTGAAATAAACGCTGTAGACCATGGAATTAAAGCTTCGGATTTAGAATCTAGATTCGATACTCCTACAAAGGATATGTTGAGAaaagaattaagaaaaaaccaattattcaaattaaaaacgaaGCGAAAGCTGAAAACATTACAAGAAGAAGTTCGGcgattaaaaaacataaactgttcattaagaaatattataaaggacCTAAAAAAAGAGAATATTGTAGCAACATaa